The DNA segment ttTTTGGTCTACTTCACTTCAATTCATGCTTATGATATCGACAAGTTTAAGTCTTAGTGTTTAAGTCTTTTGAGACgttgtgtgtattagtggcttcaggCTTAGTGTGTACTAGCAGCTCCGTCTAGACCTCCAACATTCTCCTTGTCACTTATGTTGTGTCTGTGGGCACTTCTACCTGAAAaaaacataattattattattacgagctgtgcccggccacgcgttgctgtggaccCCACAAGCACTCACGTGGTGGGCCATAGTGGACCACACTCTGGTGGAGGGCCAGAGTGGACCACACTCTGGTGGTGGGCCATAGTGGACCACACTCTGGTGGAGGGCCAGAGTGGACCACACTCTGGCTGGTGGAGGGCCAGAGTGGACCTTGTCGTGGCGTCGTAGAAGACTTGTGTCCCAGCAATTTAAGTAGGAGTGAGTAGGTAATATTGATTAATTTACCTGCGGCACTACTACTTAGAGTCCTGAGACGACACTGGTGGCACCATAGAGTCCTGAGACGACGCTGGTGGCACCATAGAGTCCTGAGACGACACTGGTGGCACCATAGAGTCCTGAGGCGACGCTGGTGGCACCATAGAGTCCTGAGACGACGCTGGTGGCACCATAGAGTCCTGAGACGACACTGGTGGCACCATAGAGTCCTGAGACGGCGCTGGTGGCACCATAGAGTCCTGAGACGACACTGGTGGCACCATAGAGTCCTGAGGCGACGCTGGTGGCACCATAGAGTCCTGAGGCGACGCTGGTGGCACCATAGAGTCCTGAGGCGACGCTGGTGGCACCATAGAGTCCTGAGACGACGCTGCTGGCACCATAGAGTCCTGAGGCGACGCTGCTGGCACCATAGAGTCCTGAGGCGACGCTGCTGGCACCATAGAGTCCTGAGACGGCGCTGGTGGCACCATAGAGTCCTGAGACGGCGCTGGTGGCACCATAGAGTCCTGAGACGGCGCTGGTGGCACCATAGAGTCTTGAGACGGCGCTGGTGGCACCATAGAGTCCTGAGACGACACTGGTGGCACCATAGAGTCTTGAGACGACGCTGGTGGCACCATAGAGTCTTGAGACGGCGCTGGTGGCACCATAGAGTCTTGAGACGACGCTGGTGGCACCATAGAGTCTTGAGACGACGCTGGTGGCACCATAGAGTCTTGAGACGACGCTGGTGGCACCATAGAGTCCTGAGACGACGCTGGTGGCACCATAGAGTCCTGAGACGACGCTGCTGGCACCATAGAGTCCTGAGGCGACGCTGCTGGCACCATAGAGTCCTGAGACGGCGCTGGTGGCACCATAGAGTCCTGAGACGACACTGGTGGCACCATAGAGTCTTGAGACGACGCTGGTGGCACCATAGAGTCTTGAGACGGCGCTGGTGGCACCATAGAGTCTTGAGACGGCGCTGGTGGCACCATAGAGTCCTGAGACGACGCTGGTGGCACTATAGAGTCCTGAGACGGCGCTGGTGGCACCATAGAGTCCTGAGACGACGCTGGTGGCACCATAGAGTCCTGAGACGACGCTGGTGGCACCATAGAGTTTAGAGACGGCGCTGCTGGCACCATAGAGTCCTGAGGCGACACTGGTGGCACCATAGAGTCCTGAGACGGCGCTGGTGGCACCATAGAGTCCTGAGGCGACTCTGGTGGCACCATAGAGTCCTGAGACGGCGCTGGTGGCACCATAGAGTCCTGAGACGACGCTGGTGGCACCATAGAGTCCTGAGGCGGTACTGGTGGCACCATAGAGTCCTGAGGCGACGCTGGTGGCACCATAGAGTCCTGAGACGACGCTGGTGGCACCATAGAGTCCTGAGACGACGCTGGTGGCACCATAGAGTCCTGAGACGACGCTGGTGGCACCATAGAGTCCTGAGGCGGCACTGGTGGCACCATAGAGTCCTGAGACGACGCTGGTGGCACCATAGAGTCCTGAGACGGCACTGGTGGCACCATAGAGTCCTGAGACGGCGCTGGTGGCACCATAGAGTCCTGAGACGGCACTGGTGGCACCATAGAGTCCTGAGACGGCGCTGGTGGCACCATAGAGTCCTGAGACGGCGCTGGTGGCACCATAGAGTCCTGAGACGGCGCTGGTGGCACCATAGAGTCCTGAGACGACGCTGGTGGCACCATAGAGTCCTGAGACGGCGCTGGTGGCACCATAGAGTCCTGAGGCGACGCTGGTGGCACCATAGAGTCCTGAGGCGACGCTGGTGGCACCATAGAGTCCTGAGGCGACGCTGGTGGCACCATAGAGTCCTGAGACGACGCTGGTGGCACCATAGAGTCCTGAGACGACGCTGGTGGCACTATAGAGTCCTGAGACGGCGCTGGTGGCACCATAGAGTCCTGAGACGACGCTGGTGGCACCATAGAGTCCAGAGACGGCGCTGCTGGCACCATAGAGTCCTGAGGCGACACTGGTGGCACCATAGAGTCCTGAGACGGCGCTGGTGGCACCATAGAGTCCTGAGGCGACACTGGTGGCACCATAGAGTCCTGAGACGGCGCTGGTGGCACCATAGAGTCCTGAGGCGTCTCTGGTGGCACCATAGAGTCCTGAGACGGCGCTGGTGGCACCATAGAGTCCTGAGACGACGCTGGTGGCACCATAGAGTCCTGAGGCGGTACTGGTGGCACCATAGAGTCCTGAGGCGACGCTGGTGGCACCATAGAGTCCTGAGACGACGCTGGTGGCACCATAGAGTCCTGAGACGACGCTGGTGGCACCATAGAGTCCTGAGACGACGCTGGTGGCACCATAGAGTCCTGAGGCGGCACTGGTGGCACCATAGAGTCCTGAGACGACGCTGGTGGCACCATAGAGTCCTGAGACGGCACTGGTGGCACCATAGAGTCCTGAGACGGCGCTGGTGGCACCATAGAGTCCTGAGACGGCACTGGTGGCACCATAGAGTCCTGAGACGGCGCTGGTGGCACCATAGAGTCCTGAGACGGCGCTGGTGGCACCATAGAGTCCTGAGACGGCGCTGGTGGCACCATAGAGTCCTGAGACGACGCTGGTGGCACCATAGAGTCCTGAGACGGCGCTGGTGGCACCATAGAGTCCTGAGGCGACGCTGGTGGCACCATAGAGTCCTGAGGCGACGCTGGTGGCACCATAGAGTCCTGAGGCGACGCTGGTGGCACCATAGAGTCCTGAGACGACGCTGGTGGCACCATAGAGTCCTGAGACGACGCTGGTGGCACTATAGAGTCCTGAGACGGCGCTGGTGGCACC comes from the Procambarus clarkii isolate CNS0578487 chromosome 58, FALCON_Pclarkii_2.0, whole genome shotgun sequence genome and includes:
- the LOC123747957 gene encoding glutamine-rich protein 2-like produces the protein MVPPAPSQDSMVPPAPSQDSMVPPASSQDSMVPPAPSQDSIVPPAPSQDSMVPPVSSQDSMVPPVSPQDSMVPPASSQDSMVPPVSPQDSMVPPASSQDSMVPPASSQDSMVPPASSQDSMVPPAPSQDSIVPPASSQDSMVPPASSQDSMVPPASPQDSMVPPASPQDSMVPPASPQDSMVPPAPSQDSMVPPASSQDSMVPPAPSQDSMVPPAPSQDSMVPPAPSQDSMVPPVPSQDSMVPPAPSQDSMVPPVPSQDSMVPPASSQDSMVPPVPPQDSMVPPASSQDSMVPPASSQDSMVPPASSQDSMVPPASPQDSMVPPVPPQDSMVPPASSQDSMVPPAPSQDSMVPPETPQDSMVPPAPSQDSMVPPVSPQDSMVPPAPSQDSMVPPVSPQDSMVPAAPSLDSMVPPASSQDSMVPPAPSQDSIVPPASSQDSMVPPASSQDSMVPPASPQDSMVPPASPQDSMVPPASPQDSMVPPAPSQDSMVPPASSQDSMVPPAPSQDSMVPPAPSQDSMVPPAPSQDSMVPPVPSQDSMVPPAPSQDSMVPPVPSQDSMVPPASSQDSMVPPVPPQDSMVPPASSQDSMVPPASSQDSMVPPASSQDSMVPPASPQDSMVPPVPPQDSMVPPASSQDSMVPPAPSQDSMVPPESPQDSMVPPAPSQDSMVPPVSPQDSMVPAAPSLNSMVPPASSQDSMVPPASSQDSMVPPAPSQDSIVPPASSQDSMVPPAPSQDSMVPPAPSQDSMVPPASSQDSMVPPVSSQDSMVPPAPSQDSMVPAASPQDSMVPAASSQDSMVPPASSQDSMVPPASSQDSMVPPASSQDSMVPPASSQDSMVPPAPSQDSMVPPASSQDSMVPPVSSQDSMVPPAPSQDSMVPPAPSQDSMVPPAPSQDSMVPPAPSQDSMVPAASPQDSMVPAASPQDSMVPAASSQDSMVPPASPQDSMVPPASPQDSMVPPASPQDSMVPPVSSQDSMVPPAPSQDSMVPPVSSQDSMVPPASSQDSMVPPASPQDSMVPPVSSQDSMVPPASSQDSMVPPVSSQDSK